A window of Streptomyces sp. SAI-127 contains these coding sequences:
- a CDS encoding NAD-dependent succinate-semialdehyde dehydrogenase codes for MTDTPTQLFIGGAWLDAADGATMPVDDPATGEILCRIADAGPKDARLAEEAAVQAQEEWARTAPRARSEILRRAYEIILERTDELAHLMTAEMGKPLAEARGEVAYAAEFFRWFSEEAVRIDGGAGILPDGRNRMLLSRRPVGPCLLITPWNFPLAMGTRKIGPAIAAGCTMVLKPAPQTPLSSLALAAILQEAGLPDGVLNVVTTSRAGEVCEPLLRGGRIRKLSFTGSTNIGRLLLAQSAEAVVRTSMELGGNAPFIVFEDADLGKAVDGAMLAKMRNMGEACTAANRFFVHHSVAEEFGRRLAERMGALVVGPGTRDGVDVGPLIDRTGRGKVEALVADAVERGARVLVGGRTPEGPGCFYPPTVLTDVSPESRLMDTEIFGPVAAILTFGDEDEVIRRANDTPWGLVGYVFTEGLDRALRVSERLEVGMVGLNTGLVSNPAAPFGGVKQSGLGREGGRVGIDEFLEYQYLAMPVR; via the coding sequence ATGACCGACACACCCACGCAGTTGTTCATCGGCGGTGCCTGGCTGGACGCCGCGGACGGCGCCACCATGCCCGTGGACGACCCCGCGACCGGCGAGATCCTCTGCCGCATCGCCGACGCCGGCCCCAAGGACGCCCGGCTCGCGGAGGAAGCGGCCGTCCAGGCGCAGGAGGAGTGGGCCCGTACGGCACCTCGGGCCCGCAGCGAGATCCTGCGCCGCGCCTACGAGATCATCCTCGAGCGCACCGACGAGCTCGCCCACCTGATGACGGCCGAGATGGGCAAGCCGCTGGCCGAGGCCAGGGGAGAGGTGGCCTACGCGGCGGAGTTCTTCCGCTGGTTCTCGGAGGAGGCCGTCCGTATCGACGGCGGTGCCGGCATCCTGCCGGACGGCCGCAACCGCATGCTGCTCTCCCGTCGCCCGGTCGGCCCCTGTCTGCTGATCACCCCGTGGAACTTCCCCCTGGCCATGGGCACCCGCAAGATCGGCCCGGCGATCGCCGCCGGCTGCACCATGGTGCTCAAGCCGGCCCCGCAGACCCCGCTGTCCAGCCTGGCCCTCGCCGCGATCCTCCAGGAGGCCGGGCTGCCGGACGGCGTGCTGAACGTCGTCACCACCTCCCGTGCGGGTGAGGTGTGCGAACCGCTCCTGCGCGGCGGGCGGATTCGCAAACTCTCCTTCACCGGCTCCACCAACATCGGACGCCTGTTGCTGGCCCAGAGCGCGGAGGCGGTCGTACGGACCTCGATGGAGCTGGGCGGCAACGCGCCGTTCATCGTCTTCGAGGACGCCGACCTGGGCAAGGCGGTGGACGGCGCGATGCTCGCCAAGATGCGCAACATGGGCGAGGCGTGCACCGCCGCCAACCGCTTCTTCGTGCACCACTCGGTGGCGGAGGAGTTCGGGCGGCGCCTGGCGGAGCGCATGGGCGCGCTCGTCGTGGGCCCCGGCACCCGGGACGGGGTCGATGTCGGACCGCTGATCGACAGGACCGGGCGGGGCAAGGTGGAGGCTCTGGTCGCCGACGCGGTGGAGCGCGGCGCCCGGGTCCTCGTCGGTGGCCGTACGCCGGAGGGGCCGGGCTGCTTCTACCCGCCGACCGTGCTCACCGACGTGTCCCCCGAGAGCCGCCTCATGGACACGGAGATCTTCGGTCCCGTCGCCGCGATCCTCACCTTCGGCGACGAGGACGAGGTGATCCGGCGGGCCAACGACACCCCCTGGGGCCTGGTCGGCTACGTCTTCACCGAGGGCCTCGACCGCGCCCTGCGGGTCAGCGAGCGCCTGGAAGTCGGCATGGTCGGCCTCAACACCGGCCTCGTCTCCAACCCGGCCGCGCCCTTCGGCGGGGTCAAGCAGTCCGGGCTGGGCCGTGAGGGCGGCCGGGTCGGGATCGACGAGTTCCTGGAGTACCAGTACCTCGCGATGCCGGTGCGATGA
- a CDS encoding DoxX family protein: MYITAAVLSVLLALVSLAAGAPKALLKGDVSAGLQSHMGLSAGLVRFVGLAEVAAAGGLIIGLFWQPLGIAAAIGFTITMIGAVGFHAKAGDYADPATRGNAMAPIILTAVSVATAVTLGLAM; this comes from the coding sequence ATGTACATCACGGCCGCCGTCCTCAGCGTGCTGCTCGCCCTCGTATCGCTGGCCGCGGGTGCGCCAAAGGCTCTGCTGAAGGGCGACGTCTCCGCCGGCCTGCAGTCGCACATGGGACTGAGCGCGGGCCTCGTGCGCTTCGTCGGGCTGGCCGAGGTCGCCGCCGCCGGTGGCCTGATCATCGGCCTCTTCTGGCAGCCGCTGGGCATCGCGGCCGCCATAGGATTCACCATCACCATGATCGGGGCGGTGGGCTTCCACGCCAAGGCCGGCGACTACGCCGACCCCGCCACCCGGGGGAACGCGATGGCCCCCATCATCCTCACCGCCGTCTCCGTGGCCACCGCGGTGACGCTCGGGCTGGCCATGTGA
- a CDS encoding pirin family protein: protein MSNVESRVDVLSARDVPLGGPRALLVRRTLPQRARTLIGAWCFADHYGPVDATVTGMDVPPHPHTGLQTVSWLFSGEIEHRDTLGSHVLVRPGEMNLMTGGYGIAHSEVSTPDTTVIHGVQLWVALPEEHRDTARAFQHHVPEPVRLDGAEIKVFLGSLAGSTSPVRTFTPLVGAEIVLDPGASLTLAVDSAFEHGLLVDSGDVRLLDTALRPAELGYVPCGTDTLTVVNESDVPARTILLGGPPFEEEIVMWWNFIGRSHEDIVKAREDWQAGSDRFGEVEGHPGSRLPAPALPNAVITPRGNPPRR, encoded by the coding sequence GTGAGCAACGTGGAAAGCCGAGTCGATGTGCTGTCGGCGCGGGACGTGCCGCTGGGTGGGCCGCGTGCGCTGCTCGTGCGCCGTACGCTGCCGCAGCGGGCGCGAACCCTGATCGGAGCCTGGTGCTTCGCCGACCACTACGGTCCCGTCGACGCCACTGTCACGGGCATGGACGTGCCCCCGCATCCGCATACCGGCCTGCAGACCGTGAGCTGGCTGTTCAGCGGAGAGATCGAACACCGCGACACCCTGGGTTCCCACGTCCTCGTCCGGCCCGGCGAGATGAACCTCATGACCGGCGGGTACGGCATCGCCCACTCGGAGGTCTCCACGCCGGACACCACCGTCATCCATGGCGTCCAGCTGTGGGTGGCGCTGCCCGAGGAGCACCGCGACACGGCTCGCGCCTTCCAGCACCATGTGCCTGAGCCGGTGCGGCTCGACGGCGCCGAGATCAAAGTCTTCCTGGGCTCACTCGCAGGCAGCACCTCCCCGGTCCGGACCTTCACCCCGCTGGTCGGTGCCGAGATCGTCCTCGACCCGGGTGCGTCGCTCACGCTCGCCGTGGACTCAGCCTTCGAGCACGGCCTCCTCGTCGACAGCGGAGACGTCCGCCTGCTCGACACCGCGCTGCGCCCGGCCGAACTCGGCTACGTCCCCTGTGGCACCGACACCCTCACGGTGGTGAACGAGTCGGACGTTCCCGCGCGCACGATCCTGCTCGGCGGCCCTCCCTTCGAGGAGGAGATCGTCATGTGGTGGAACTTCATCGGCCGCAGCCATGAGGACATCGTCAAGGCGCGGGAGGACTGGCAGGCAGGCTCCGACCGCTTCGGCGAGGTCGAGGGCCACCCCGGAAGTCGCCTGCCCGCCCCGGCCCTGCCCAACGCCGTCATCACGCCGCGCGGCAACCCCCCGCGCCGCTGA
- a CDS encoding GNAT family N-acetyltransferase produces the protein MNQSSGIRTVQRVDARHRYEILVDGRRAGLTAYRDRGAQRVFFHTEVDDAFAGQGLGAELVQAALADVRESGKRVVPVCPYVAKFLKRHEEFADLADPVTPEVLHWLEEELR, from the coding sequence ATGAACCAGTCCTCCGGCATCCGGACTGTCCAGCGCGTGGACGCCCGTCACCGGTACGAGATTCTGGTCGACGGCCGACGCGCCGGTCTGACGGCCTACCGCGACCGCGGTGCCCAGCGGGTCTTCTTCCACACGGAGGTCGACGACGCCTTCGCCGGCCAGGGCCTGGGTGCCGAGCTGGTCCAGGCGGCACTCGCCGACGTGCGGGAGTCGGGGAAGCGGGTGGTGCCGGTCTGCCCGTACGTGGCCAAGTTCCTCAAGCGGCATGAGGAGTTCGCCGACCTCGCCGACCCGGTGACACCGGAGGTCCTGCACTGGCTGGAGGAGGAGCTCCGCTGA